In Verrucomicrobiia bacterium, a single window of DNA contains:
- a CDS encoding YfhO family protein, producing the protein MAKPGNAATESLGAGGRWGGWGLAGGCVLLVVLLIFARSFTSDQVMFSNDGPLGGMSARFVEMPGIFFGVWNDLYWVGGQQPSASPTFTSFILYAFGPVGHLKWYAPLAILFAGLCGAFFARRLGGNGGVMALAGLAAALNANFFSYACWGLAARPLTLGVLLLGLAALWGPERRHWLIKTVLAGFTIGVGLMESYDVGAIFSLYLAAFAFFLAIIDAPKPLAGAGRGLLRVGLLAVCAAIMAAHTLSTLIGTQIKGVAGMEQTRESVERRWDEATQWSLPKAETLRILIPGLYGYRMDTPDGGAYWGTVGQTPGWEEHRQGWPRYSGAGEYAGVLVVLVAVWALAQALRGEKSVFEPRERKIVLFWAVAALISILLAWGRHAPFYRLIYALPYFSTIRNPIKFTHPFHLSVIVLFTLGLVGVWRAYLARAAAGRSSLTGQVAQWWRNERGFEKRFCWGLAAALGISGVGFLMFAAGRKEKLEWLTRSGFDAQTAAQVFSSSLGEIGWYLLFLGLAGGLAVLVMSRALSGPRAGWAFGLALAVLVADMARANAPWVIYYNYKERLASHPVLDILRDKPHEHRVKILPFRVSEAMGLLQQVYQVEWAQHQFPYFNIQTLDIVQEPRRAVENVMYREAFEGTNLALLGRMWELTNTRYLLGMAGNLPDLLNQMVDPQKRRFRLHTAFNVVPKKNEARQFSDLTTEITTNGPFALIEFTGALPRAKLYPQWQVVPDGREALKLLADLNFDPWQRVLVESAPAGVQPAAEGGATGKVEWVSYAPKAYTVETECPQPAVLLINNKHHPAWKVRVDGQPAELVRANFLMQGVFVPAGKHRVELRFEPPVTVFYVSLASFGVALVLCVWLLLAVRQPEPVPVPVTVPGPGPAERRK; encoded by the coding sequence ATGGCAAAGCCAGGCAATGCAGCAACAGAGTCTTTGGGCGCAGGCGGCCGGTGGGGGGGATGGGGGCTGGCGGGGGGGTGCGTCTTGCTGGTGGTGCTGTTGATTTTTGCGCGCAGCTTCACGTCCGATCAGGTGATGTTTTCCAATGACGGCCCGCTGGGCGGCATGAGCGCCCGGTTTGTGGAGATGCCGGGCATTTTCTTTGGAGTGTGGAATGATTTGTACTGGGTGGGGGGGCAGCAACCCAGTGCTTCGCCCACATTTACTTCTTTCATTCTTTACGCCTTCGGTCCGGTAGGCCATTTGAAATGGTATGCGCCGCTGGCGATTTTGTTTGCCGGTTTGTGCGGGGCGTTTTTTGCGCGGCGGCTGGGGGGCAATGGCGGCGTCATGGCCCTGGCGGGGCTGGCGGCGGCGCTCAACGCCAACTTTTTCAGCTACGCCTGCTGGGGGCTGGCGGCGCGCCCGCTCACCTTGGGGGTGTTGTTGCTGGGCCTGGCGGCGCTGTGGGGGCCGGAGCGGCGGCACTGGCTCATCAAGACGGTGCTGGCCGGCTTCACCATCGGGGTGGGGTTGATGGAGAGCTACGACGTGGGGGCGATTTTCAGCCTGTACCTTGCGGCATTCGCATTTTTCCTCGCCATCATTGACGCGCCCAAGCCACTGGCCGGGGCGGGGCGCGGGCTGTTGCGGGTGGGTTTGCTGGCGGTGTGCGCGGCGATCATGGCGGCGCACACGCTTTCCACGCTGATTGGCACGCAAATCAAGGGCGTGGCCGGCATGGAGCAAACGCGGGAAAGCGTGGAGCGTCGCTGGGACGAGGCCACCCAATGGAGCCTGCCCAAGGCGGAGACTTTGCGCATACTCATCCCGGGCCTGTATGGCTATCGCATGGACACGCCCGACGGGGGCGCGTATTGGGGCACGGTGGGGCAGACGCCCGGGTGGGAGGAGCATCGGCAGGGGTGGCCGCGGTACTCCGGGGCGGGCGAGTATGCTGGGGTGTTGGTGGTGTTGGTGGCGGTGTGGGCGCTGGCGCAGGCCCTGCGGGGGGAGAAGAGCGTGTTTGAGCCACGGGAGCGCAAGATCGTTTTGTTTTGGGCGGTGGCGGCGCTGATTTCGATTCTGCTGGCGTGGGGGCGGCATGCGCCGTTTTACCGGCTCATCTACGCGCTGCCGTATTTCTCGACCATTCGCAATCCCATCAAGTTCACGCATCCGTTTCACCTAAGTGTGATTGTGCTGTTCACGCTGGGGCTGGTGGGGGTGTGGCGGGCCTACCTGGCGCGGGCGGCGGCGGGCCGGAGCAGCCTGACCGGGCAGGTGGCGCAGTGGTGGCGGAATGAGCGGGGGTTTGAGAAGCGCTTTTGCTGGGGCCTGGCGGCGGCGCTGGGGATTAGTGGGGTGGGCTTTTTGATGTTTGCCGCCGGCCGCAAGGAAAAATTGGAGTGGCTGACCCGTTCCGGTTTTGACGCGCAGACGGCCGCGCAGGTTTTCAGCTCCAGCCTGGGCGAGATTGGCTGGTACTTGTTGTTTTTGGGGCTGGCCGGCGGGCTGGCGGTGCTGGTGATGAGCCGGGCGCTGAGCGGGCCGCGGGCCGGGTGGGCGTTTGGGTTGGCGCTGGCGGTGCTGGTGGCCGACATGGCGCGGGCCAATGCGCCGTGGGTCATTTACTACAATTACAAGGAGCGCCTGGCATCTCATCCCGTGCTGGACATTTTGCGCGACAAACCGCATGAGCATCGGGTGAAGATTCTGCCCTTCCGCGTGAGCGAAGCGATGGGGCTGTTGCAGCAGGTGTATCAGGTGGAGTGGGCGCAACACCAATTCCCCTATTTCAACATCCAGACCCTCGACATTGTGCAGGAGCCGCGCCGGGCGGTGGAGAATGTGATGTACCGGGAGGCGTTTGAGGGGACGAATCTGGCGCTGCTGGGGCGGATGTGGGAGCTGACCAATACCCGTTACCTGTTGGGGATGGCCGGGAATTTGCCGGATTTGCTCAATCAAATGGTGGATCCCCAAAAGCGCCGGTTCCGCCTGCATACGGCCTTCAACGTGGTGCCCAAGAAAAATGAGGCGCGGCAGTTTAGTGATTTGACCACCGAGATTACCACCAACGGGCCGTTTGCGCTGATTGAATTCACGGGGGCGCTGCCGCGGGCCAAATTGTATCCGCAATGGCAGGTGGTGCCGGACGGACGGGAGGCGTTGAAGCTGCTGGCCGACTTGAATTTTGATCCGTGGCAGCGGGTGCTGGTGGAGTCGGCGCCGGCCGGGGTTCAGCCGGCGGCCGAGGGCGGAGCCACGGGCAAGGTGGAGTGGGTGAGTTACGCGCCCAAGGCCTACACGGTGGAAACGGAGTGCCCGCAACCGGCGGTGTTGCTCATCAACAACAAGCATCATCCGGCGTGGAAGGTGCGGGTGGACGGCCAGCCGGCGGAGCTGGTGCGGGCCAATTTTTTGATGCAGGGCGTGTTTGTGCCTGCGGGCAAACACCGGGTGGAGCTGCGGTTTGAGCCGCCGGTGACGGTGTTTTATGTGAGCCTGGCTTCGTTTGGCGTGGCGCTGGTGCTGTGTGTCTGGCTGCTGCTGGCCGTGCGCCAGCCGGAGCCGGTGCCCGTGCCGGTGACGGTGCCAGGCCCGGGGCCGGCGGAGCGGAGAAAGTAA
- a CDS encoding ATP-dependent 6-phosphofructokinase, translated as MSVRIGILTGGGDCPGLNAVIRAVGKSATTRGWETLGFRNGFEGLLDNDYRLLNYKDMDGLLLRGGTILGTTNKGRFAVKTGHGQTHRIPEAVLARTQENIRALGLRALVVVGGDGTLTIAQQLFEAGVPLVGVPKTIDNDLEATAFTFGFDSAVACATDALDRLHTTAESHNRVLVLEVMGRYAGWIAMHAGIAGGGDVILIPEIPFTYESICAKIAEREARGKHFTLVVVAEGARPKGGDFVTAGPQESNREARLGGIGAVVAEEIQRRSGKETRVCVLGHLQRGGGPTTFDRMICTQFGAMAVRLIAEEKYGYMAALRPPEVVAVPIREAIGRLRTIDPRGELVQTARDLGISLGD; from the coding sequence ATGAGCGTGCGCATCGGCATTTTGACGGGCGGGGGTGATTGTCCCGGCTTGAATGCGGTCATCCGGGCGGTGGGCAAATCGGCCACCACCCGCGGTTGGGAGACGCTGGGATTTCGCAACGGTTTTGAGGGCCTGCTGGACAACGATTATCGCCTCCTCAACTACAAGGACATGGACGGCCTGCTGCTGCGGGGCGGGACCATCCTGGGGACCACCAACAAGGGGCGGTTTGCCGTGAAGACCGGCCACGGCCAGACGCACCGCATTCCGGAGGCCGTGCTGGCCCGCACTCAGGAGAACATCCGGGCGCTGGGTTTGCGGGCGCTGGTGGTGGTGGGGGGCGACGGCACGCTGACCATAGCGCAGCAGCTTTTCGAGGCGGGGGTGCCGCTGGTGGGCGTGCCCAAGACGATAGATAATGATTTGGAGGCCACGGCGTTCACGTTCGGGTTCGACAGCGCGGTGGCGTGCGCCACCGATGCGCTGGACCGGCTGCACACCACCGCGGAAAGCCACAACCGCGTGCTGGTGCTCGAGGTCATGGGCCGGTATGCAGGCTGGATCGCCATGCATGCGGGCATTGCCGGCGGCGGGGATGTGATTTTGATTCCGGAAATCCCGTTCACCTACGAGAGCATCTGCGCCAAGATTGCCGAGCGCGAGGCGCGCGGGAAACATTTCACCCTGGTGGTGGTGGCCGAGGGGGCGCGGCCCAAGGGCGGCGACTTTGTCACCGCGGGCCCGCAGGAGAGCAATCGCGAGGCGCGGCTGGGCGGCATTGGCGCGGTGGTGGCGGAGGAGATTCAGCGGCGGAGTGGCAAGGAAACCCGCGTGTGCGTGTTGGGCCACTTGCAGCGCGGCGGGGGGCCCACGACGTTTGACCGGATGATTTGCACGCAATTTGGCGCCATGGCGGTGCGGCTGATAGCAGAAGAGAAATACGGCTACATGGCGGCGCTGCGGCCGCCGGAGGTGGTGGCGGTGCCCATTCGTGAGGCCATTGGCCGGCTGCGCACGATAGATCCTCGGGGTGAACTGGTGCAAACCGCCCGCGATTTGGGAATAAGCCTGGGAGATTGA
- a CDS encoding transcriptional activator RfaH has translation MYSESLTPQAGAPGAASPLPGGRHWFCIKAKPKHEHIAAAHLHLCPEAEVFFPRIRFQRPFKGKKIQVTEPLFPGYLFARFELSRHLLQVRYAAGVQTIVHFGTHIPMVPDETMASLMAEFGAEEVREVNAEPEAGDTVEIVMGAFAGLKGLVTRVIPARQRVAVLLEFLGRQLTVEIPVELLLKKRPPRHLVAGRFNA, from the coding sequence GTGTATAGTGAATCGTTGACACCGCAGGCCGGCGCGCCGGGGGCCGCATCGCCTTTGCCCGGGGGGCGCCACTGGTTCTGCATCAAGGCCAAACCCAAGCATGAGCACATCGCGGCCGCGCACCTGCATTTGTGCCCGGAGGCGGAGGTGTTCTTTCCGCGCATCCGGTTTCAACGGCCGTTCAAGGGCAAAAAGATTCAGGTCACCGAGCCGTTGTTTCCGGGTTATCTGTTTGCCCGGTTTGAGCTGTCGCGGCATTTGCTGCAAGTGCGGTACGCCGCCGGCGTGCAAACCATTGTGCATTTCGGCACGCACATCCCCATGGTGCCCGATGAAACCATGGCGTCCTTGATGGCCGAGTTCGGGGCCGAGGAGGTGCGCGAAGTCAACGCCGAGCCGGAAGCGGGGGACACGGTGGAAATTGTGATGGGCGCTTTCGCGGGGTTGAAAGGGTTGGTGACGCGGGTCATTCCCGCCCGGCAGCGCGTGGCGGTGCTGCTGGAGTTTCTGGGACGGCAGTTGACCGTGGAAATCCCCGTGGAATTGTTGCTCAAAAAGCGCCCGCCCCGGCATTTGGTGGCCGGCCGTTTTAACGCATGA
- a CDS encoding glutathione peroxidase: MALLGAHLALAAAPYDIPLKDIEGKETSLKAYEGKVLLIVNVASRCGYTRQYKPLEATYRKYKDRGLVVLGFPSNDFGGQEPGTPAEIKQFCTTKYDVTFPLFDKIQVKPGPGQHPLYAWLTGKTSPFPGPIKWNFNKFLLGRDGRILARFESGDEPDGEKVTQAIEAALKK, translated from the coding sequence ATGGCCTTGCTGGGCGCCCACCTGGCCCTGGCCGCCGCGCCCTACGATATTCCCCTCAAAGATATTGAGGGCAAAGAAACCAGCTTGAAGGCCTACGAAGGCAAGGTGCTGCTGATCGTCAATGTGGCCTCCCGCTGCGGCTATACCCGGCAATACAAACCCCTGGAGGCCACCTATCGCAAATACAAAGACCGCGGCCTGGTGGTTCTCGGCTTTCCGAGCAACGACTTCGGCGGCCAGGAGCCGGGCACGCCCGCCGAAATCAAACAATTCTGCACCACGAAATATGACGTCACCTTTCCCTTGTTTGACAAAATTCAGGTCAAACCCGGCCCCGGCCAACATCCGCTGTATGCCTGGCTGACCGGCAAGACTTCCCCCTTCCCCGGCCCCATCAAATGGAACTTCAACAAATTCCTCCTCGGACGCGATGGCCGGATCCTGGCGCGCTTTGAGTCTGGCGATGAACCCGACGGCGAAAAGGTGACCCAGGCCATCGAAGCCGCATTGAAGAAATAA
- a CDS encoding filamentous hemagglutinin N-terminal domain-containing protein gives MKAMRSGGLVSVYLLASLALTSHAQTPPLPVPGTPGDPTIQTAPDGKSMTVTPGTVRSIYNWDSFSIGADYSVLFKVLQQDAAVLNRVSGAQVSLINGALKSVLAADGATVAGHIYLINRNGIVVGPGGAINAGAFYGSTLNVADADFQAGSSTLIFGQAPTPENDKGIKVQGSIMADEVVLFSHRVENSGNITAKNGARLATGSRIELRAADSERISVVTGVDETSAKTGVDNQGQINAAIAELKAAGGNVLGLAINNGGAIRATKLVNEGGEIYLRATDGKVVNSGGLNAAGSGADGQGGKVVVSAKEVELSGSSVVVDVSGQAKAGTATFDASSGILVSPLVNPTFKGGELTLKAPTINLKNSISLDGKLTLDGAVNLGADTTLRGASVALSSTVDGGYALTVDGAATLGGAVGGVTKLTSLTLEKGATLNGGAVSTTGDQTYKGAVSLGADTTLRGANLAFNSTVAGNNYNLTLGFSGGQVINGNVLNGGTYSNLRNLTTENQGVARVQGQVSVAGSLTLNNPVTLEGDTTLSGVNLALNSTVAGNNNDLTLAGSGTTTLGGNVSGVKVLTSDAAGTLRVNGTVGANRVVANDGTIQLHGGLVTTAAGNGQDGSQTYAGAVSLGADTTLRGASVALNSTVDGGYALTVDGAATLGGAVGGVTKLTSLAVGKGATLNGGAVSTTGDQTYKGVVRLGKDTMLVANGGNLHLNKVDGEQHTLILKAYYKNVNGGMISQNEPMTVNNLVVFSDNYLVEYSIRLNLENNIINAAQNFAAGMFQGHYLILSGTKVYDYNIKAFTGGKVVENIAMFGAPRLVLPIKPPLLAIDSDPNVQPPPGITTRSSWVLAQEQLAAEQPRPEKSREKKTVKEPRRQTNKKP, from the coding sequence ATGAAAGCAATGCGGAGTGGTGGACTTGTGTCGGTTTACCTCCTGGCCAGCCTCGCTTTGACCTCCCACGCGCAAACGCCTCCGTTACCTGTTCCTGGGACCCCTGGAGATCCTACCATCCAGACAGCGCCTGACGGCAAATCGATGACCGTGACGCCGGGTACGGTGCGCTCGATTTACAATTGGGATTCATTCAGTATTGGCGCTGACTATTCGGTGCTCTTCAAGGTCTTGCAGCAAGATGCGGCCGTCCTCAATCGCGTCAGCGGGGCGCAGGTTTCGTTGATCAATGGGGCGTTGAAATCGGTACTGGCCGCTGACGGGGCAACCGTGGCCGGTCATATCTATCTGATTAATCGCAATGGCATTGTGGTTGGGCCGGGAGGCGCGATCAACGCGGGTGCCTTTTATGGATCAACGCTTAACGTTGCGGATGCTGATTTCCAGGCCGGGAGTTCCACGCTGATCTTCGGGCAGGCTCCCACCCCAGAAAACGATAAGGGAATAAAAGTGCAGGGCTCCATCATGGCCGACGAAGTGGTGCTTTTCTCCCACCGGGTGGAAAACAGCGGTAACATCACCGCGAAAAATGGTGCGCGTCTGGCGACGGGCAGCCGGATCGAGTTGCGGGCCGCCGATTCCGAGCGCATCAGTGTGGTCACGGGCGTGGATGAAACTTCCGCGAAAACTGGAGTGGATAATCAAGGACAGATCAATGCCGCCATTGCCGAACTTAAAGCCGCAGGGGGAAACGTCCTGGGCTTGGCAATTAATAACGGAGGTGCGATCCGGGCCACGAAACTGGTTAACGAAGGCGGCGAGATTTATTTGCGTGCTACAGATGGAAAGGTGGTCAATTCAGGAGGTTTGAATGCCGCCGGCAGCGGAGCGGACGGTCAGGGCGGTAAAGTGGTGGTCTCTGCCAAAGAGGTTGAACTGTCGGGAAGCTCTGTGGTGGTGGACGTCTCAGGCCAAGCCAAGGCCGGTACTGCCACGTTTGACGCTTCAAGTGGCATTCTGGTGAGTCCGCTTGTCAACCCGACTTTCAAAGGGGGCGAACTGACTTTGAAAGCTCCAACTATCAATCTTAAGAACAGCATCAGTCTCGATGGCAAGTTAACCTTGGACGGAGCAGTCAATCTGGGTGCCGACACGACGTTGAGGGGGGCTTCGGTGGCATTGAGCTCGACGGTGGACGGGGGCTATGCGCTGACGGTGGACGGGGCGGCGACGCTGGGGGGCGCGGTGGGGGGTGTGACGAAGCTGACGTCGCTGACGTTGGAGAAGGGGGCGACGTTGAACGGGGGAGCGGTGAGCACGACGGGGGATCAGACCTACAAGGGGGCGGTGAGCCTGGGGGCGGACACGACGTTGAGGGGGGCAAACCTGGCGTTCAATTCGACGGTGGCGGGGAACAATTACAATCTGACGTTGGGATTTAGCGGGGGACAGGTGATTAACGGGAATGTTTTGAACGGGGGGACATACAGCAATTTGCGGAATCTGACGACGGAGAACCAGGGGGTTGCCCGGGTGCAGGGCCAGGTGAGCGTTGCGGGGAGTTTGACATTAAACAATCCGGTGACGCTGGAAGGGGACACGACGTTGAGCGGGGTGAACCTGGCGTTGAACTCGACGGTGGCGGGGAACAATAACGATTTGACGCTGGCGGGGAGCGGGACGACGACGTTGGGGGGGAACGTGAGCGGGGTGAAGGTGCTGACGAGCGATGCGGCGGGGACGCTGCGGGTGAACGGGACGGTGGGGGCGAACCGGGTGGTGGCCAATGATGGGACGATCCAGTTGCATGGGGGGTTGGTGACGACGGCGGCGGGCAACGGGCAGGACGGCAGCCAGACGTACGCGGGGGCGGTGAGCTTGGGGGCGGACACGACGTTGAGGGGGGCTTCGGTGGCATTGAACTCGACGGTGGACGGGGGCTATGCGCTGACGGTGGACGGGGCGGCGACGCTGGGGGGCGCGGTGGGGGGGGTGACGAAGCTGACGTCGCTGGCGGTGGGGAAGGGGGCGACGTTGAACGGGGGAGCGGTGAGCACGACGGGGGATCAGACCTACAAGGGGGTGGTGAGGTTGGGGAAGGACACTATGTTGGTGGCGAATGGGGGAAATTTACATCTTAATAAAGTGGATGGCGAACAGCATACTTTAATTCTAAAAGCATATTATAAGAATGTGAATGGAGGAATGATATCTCAAAATGAACCTATGACTGTCAATAATTTGGTGGTGTTCAGTGACAATTATCTTGTCGAATATTCTATACGCTTGAACTTGGAGAATAATATCATAAATGCTGCTCAAAACTTTGCTGCTGGAATGTTTCAGGGTCATTACCTCATCTTATCTGGGACAAAAGTATACGATTACAATATAAAAGCATTTACGGGTGGCAAAGTGGTGGAGAACATCGCAATGTTTGGGGCACCCAGACTGGTACTTCCAATCAAACCGCCCTTGTTGGCCATTGATTCCGATCCCAATGTTCAACCACCGCCTGGCATTACCACGCGTAGTTCATGGGTGTTGGCCCAGGAACAATTGGCGGCGGAGCAGCCGAGGCCTGAGAAAAGCCGTGAAAAGAAAACCGTCAAGGAGCCGCGCAGGCAGACCAATAAGAAGCCTTAA
- a CDS encoding type VI secretion system baseplate subunit TssK encodes MRQIIHWREGLFLQQHHLQIQQRMVVEGMNDLRLRGHLHPYGVIEASISYDHLRDRKLRMERLKAILRSGLEVHYPGNLEMDPAERDIAAEFARSEQGLLVYLGVPHWHADAQNTVGEKEEVDSRSSIRYKVRSDTFADENDGKSVQPIEMLKIRGRLFIEGENMDNWEVLPLCRIARDPIQGWPMEDLHYAPPCVQMRGSMNLYRLVEDLMEQILATRKHLYEVIVAREVPAAEKSERLMRFQTLNRLGAKFRAWLYEDRRLGGHLLALIHPYECYLELAELMAEMAVFNLDRDWLEFLKVSYRHEDPYPAFRELNDAIRAMLPLSRDTCMELTFSDAGKAMGLRVLSVSLHPEHIAKPNGWYLALESNLETTALANFVLNPALFKVMAGSSRNKLVGGIPLETQRYTPALPFRNDLSYFRLDISRNQAEWELVRKERELILLYNPTKFNMGETRFKLVMTVPVGNEGL; translated from the coding sequence ATGCGACAGATCATTCACTGGCGGGAGGGTTTGTTTTTGCAACAGCACCACTTGCAGATTCAACAGCGTATGGTGGTGGAGGGGATGAATGATTTAAGGCTGAGGGGCCACTTGCATCCCTATGGTGTCATTGAAGCTTCAATTTCTTATGATCATTTACGAGACCGAAAACTGCGAATGGAGCGACTGAAGGCTATTTTGCGCAGCGGCCTGGAGGTACATTACCCGGGCAACTTGGAGATGGATCCGGCGGAGCGCGATATCGCCGCTGAGTTTGCAAGGAGTGAGCAAGGTTTACTGGTTTACCTCGGTGTGCCCCACTGGCATGCAGACGCACAGAACACCGTGGGCGAAAAGGAGGAAGTGGATTCCCGCAGCAGCATAAGGTACAAGGTTCGCAGTGACACATTTGCTGATGAAAACGATGGGAAATCCGTTCAGCCCATAGAAATGTTAAAGATTCGCGGGCGCTTGTTTATCGAAGGGGAGAACATGGATAATTGGGAGGTGCTTCCCCTTTGCCGCATCGCGCGAGACCCCATCCAAGGTTGGCCAATGGAAGACCTGCATTACGCCCCTCCCTGTGTGCAGATGCGTGGCTCGATGAACTTGTACCGGCTGGTGGAGGATTTGATGGAGCAAATCTTGGCGACGCGCAAGCACTTATATGAAGTAATTGTGGCTCGGGAGGTGCCGGCCGCGGAGAAGAGTGAACGTTTGATGCGCTTTCAGACGTTGAACCGGCTTGGTGCCAAGTTTCGTGCTTGGCTCTACGAAGACCGCCGCCTTGGCGGTCATTTGCTGGCTTTAATTCATCCTTACGAGTGCTATCTTGAGCTGGCTGAACTGATGGCAGAAATGGCGGTTTTTAATCTTGACCGGGACTGGCTGGAATTCCTGAAAGTTTCTTACCGCCATGAAGACCCTTACCCGGCTTTTCGGGAGCTCAATGACGCCATCCGAGCCATGCTTCCGTTGAGCCGGGACACGTGCATGGAGCTGACATTCAGCGACGCCGGAAAAGCCATGGGATTGCGCGTTTTGAGCGTTTCCCTGCATCCAGAACATATCGCTAAGCCGAATGGCTGGTACCTGGCATTGGAATCGAACTTGGAGACCACGGCTCTGGCAAATTTTGTTTTGAATCCCGCGCTATTCAAAGTCATGGCCGGAAGTTCCCGAAACAAGCTGGTGGGTGGAATCCCGTTGGAGACGCAAAGATACACACCGGCATTACCATTTAGAAACGATTTGAGCTACTTTCGACTGGACATCAGTCGGAACCAGGCGGAATGGGAGCTGGTACGCAAAGAGCGGGAACTTATCCTGCTATACAACCCGACGAAGTTCAACATGGGCGAAACCCGCTTCAAACTAGTGATGACGGTGCCTGTTGGCAACGAAGGTTTATGA
- a CDS encoding DotU family type IV/VI secretion system protein yields MILYRHCEPLFARIAEVYRAVAIGQPVKADIVRANLVDTILALRGKADRDSVLARLWNKIEAPLVWFSDGMILALPRDSSNNFMGEWRPIAFEWTYLDQPPQNLVGDEAFIERLDNLLNSNDPDAPELMAVYYACLGMGYCGRFRGMPDQDQQINRRLTGLEGRLKQSRFGQYWLHDVGKKICEGPPCEAYYCDTRALPPPEATRYAFYVASFVFLSLVILACYTLVYYKSSDEIRGALKLILQSQR; encoded by the coding sequence ATGATTTTATACCGCCATTGTGAGCCGCTGTTTGCACGGATTGCAGAAGTTTACCGGGCGGTAGCAATCGGCCAGCCGGTTAAGGCTGACATCGTCCGGGCCAATCTCGTGGACACCATCCTCGCTTTACGCGGGAAAGCGGATAGAGATTCTGTTTTAGCTCGTCTCTGGAACAAGATTGAAGCCCCACTGGTGTGGTTTTCTGACGGGATGATATTAGCCCTGCCGCGAGATTCATCAAACAACTTTATGGGCGAATGGCGCCCCATTGCATTTGAATGGACCTATTTGGATCAACCTCCGCAGAACCTCGTGGGTGACGAGGCGTTTATTGAGCGCTTGGACAACTTGCTAAATTCCAATGATCCTGACGCACCGGAATTGATGGCGGTTTATTATGCCTGTTTGGGGATGGGATATTGTGGGCGATTCCGGGGAATGCCCGACCAAGACCAACAAATCAATCGCCGCCTAACTGGCCTTGAAGGCCGACTCAAACAAAGCCGGTTTGGCCAATACTGGCTCCACGATGTCGGCAAGAAAATATGCGAGGGACCTCCTTGCGAGGCATATTATTGCGATACTCGAGCATTGCCTCCGCCGGAGGCAACCCGTTATGCCTTTTATGTGGCCTCTTTTGTTTTCCTCAGTCTGGTTATCTTGGCTTGTTACACCTTGGTATATTACAAGTCATCCGATGAGATACGGGGTGCCTTGAAATTAATCCTCCAATCGCAGCGGTGA